A window of the Terriglobales bacterium genome harbors these coding sequences:
- a CDS encoding isoprenylcysteine carboxylmethyltransferase family protein: MFVLVRAITYAALFIGLVLIYMPARLLSWSGIVRPAAIAVPQVAGMVIGAAGAAIALWCIFTFVSIGRGTPAPFDPPRRLVIQGPYRFVRNPMYIGAGLALASAALFYKSLPLLAYAGFFFLATHLFVVFYEEPTLRRAFGQEYEAYCRQARRWWPRMN; encoded by the coding sequence ATGTTTGTTCTTGTTCGTGCGATCACCTACGCTGCGCTCTTTATTGGCCTCGTGCTCATCTACATGCCGGCACGTCTCTTGTCTTGGTCGGGCATTGTGCGCCCTGCGGCGATTGCAGTGCCGCAGGTTGCTGGGATGGTTATCGGGGCCGCTGGTGCGGCGATCGCCCTGTGGTGCATATTCACCTTCGTATCCATCGGCAGAGGCACTCCCGCGCCCTTCGATCCGCCTCGCCGGCTGGTGATTCAAGGTCCCTACCGTTTCGTGCGGAATCCCATGTACATTGGTGCAGGACTCGCCCTCGCCAGCGCCGCGCTCTTCTACAAGTCGTTGCCGCTTCTGGCTTATGCTGGCTTTTTCTTTCTCGCGACTCACCTCTTCGTGGTGTTCTACGAGGAGCCCACTCTACGTCGAGCCTTCGGGCAAGAGTACGAAGCATACTGCCGCCAGGCTAGGCGATGGTGGCCGCGCATGAACTGA